From Actinomyces slackii, a single genomic window includes:
- a CDS encoding Rv3654c family TadE-like protein, whose protein sequence is MSRAVRDGTGGGPAGALAEERGSGTVMALGIIAALLTLGLMAVGLIQAQGASGRARMAADMAALAGATALTSIAAPGDPCATAQRVAQANGARMGSCRVEGEDVTVGVEVPVRVLGVARQATALARAGPVDAPPSAP, encoded by the coding sequence ATGAGCCGGGCTGTCCGGGACGGGACGGGCGGCGGGCCGGCCGGGGCGCTCGCCGAGGAGCGCGGCTCGGGGACGGTGATGGCCCTGGGCATCATCGCCGCACTGCTGACGCTGGGGCTGATGGCGGTCGGCCTGATCCAGGCCCAGGGGGCCTCGGGCCGGGCGCGGATGGCCGCGGATATGGCCGCCCTGGCCGGGGCGACGGCGCTGACCTCGATCGCCGCCCCCGGCGACCCCTGCGCGACGGCGCAGCGCGTCGCCCAGGCCAATGGTGCGCGAATGGGGTCCTGCCGGGTCGAGGGCGAGGACGTCACGGTGGGGGTGGAGGTGCCGGTGCGAGTCCTGGGAGTGGCCCGTCAGGCCACGGCACTGGCCAGGGCCGGCCCCGTGGATGCGCCCCCGAGTGCTCCGTGA
- a CDS encoding MFS transporter, which yields MAGSYSRVLAHPGARSFSTAGLLARFPMSMVGISTILAVQSTYGSYSAAGLVSAVNIVALALGSPLLARLVDAHGQARVMLPATLVSAAALAAMVGATMMRMPLAVLAVLSALAGGLAGSMGSLVRSRWTVILRTPEEIHTAFSLEAALDEVVFIIGPVLATALCTSPVLPVTSGWLAALAMQLVGGLWFLSLRSTEPPAHRRAAARRRDGERADFQQVDGGQDDGGDGAGSPAGEAGRAGDAEPSARPVLRHVPVLAIIAIFLFSGAMFGANDVAVVAFASEQGAKSAAGAVLAAWSVGSLTAALVYGSRAWGWPLWKQLMAGVVFFAVGTSTFLAAPNLLVLSVLMALTGMAIAPTITTGNNIVQVTVAPSQLTEGLAWVSTALNIGVSLGSLLGGRMIDAAGAQGGYLMVAGFAWVAVLAGLAGLRGLKAVRSASSTGLAA from the coding sequence ATGGCCGGAAGCTACTCCCGCGTTCTGGCCCATCCCGGGGCGCGGTCCTTCTCCACTGCCGGGCTCCTGGCCCGCTTCCCCATGTCCATGGTGGGGATCTCCACGATTCTCGCCGTGCAGTCCACCTACGGCTCCTACTCGGCGGCCGGGCTGGTCAGCGCCGTCAACATCGTGGCGCTCGCGCTGGGCTCGCCGCTGCTGGCGCGACTGGTGGACGCCCACGGGCAGGCCCGGGTGATGCTGCCGGCGACCCTCGTCTCGGCGGCCGCCCTGGCCGCCATGGTGGGGGCGACGATGATGCGCATGCCCCTGGCGGTGCTCGCCGTCCTCTCGGCGCTGGCCGGGGGCCTGGCCGGCTCCATGGGCTCGCTGGTGCGCTCGCGCTGGACCGTCATCCTGCGCACGCCCGAGGAGATCCACACCGCCTTCTCCCTGGAGGCGGCCCTGGACGAGGTGGTCTTCATCATCGGTCCCGTGCTGGCCACCGCCCTGTGCACGAGCCCGGTGCTGCCCGTGACCTCGGGGTGGCTGGCGGCGCTGGCCATGCAGCTGGTCGGGGGCCTGTGGTTCCTGTCCCTGCGCTCGACCGAGCCGCCGGCTCACCGCCGGGCCGCGGCCCGCCGGCGCGACGGGGAGCGAGCCGACTTCCAGCAGGTCGACGGCGGCCAGGACGACGGCGGTGACGGCGCGGGCTCGCCCGCTGGTGAGGCGGGGCGCGCCGGCGATGCGGAGCCGAGTGCCAGGCCGGTGCTGCGCCATGTCCCGGTTCTGGCGATCATCGCGATCTTCCTGTTCTCCGGGGCCATGTTCGGGGCCAATGACGTGGCCGTGGTGGCCTTCGCCTCCGAGCAGGGGGCCAAGTCCGCGGCCGGTGCGGTGCTGGCCGCCTGGTCGGTGGGCTCGCTGACCGCGGCCCTGGTCTACGGCTCGCGCGCCTGGGGGTGGCCGCTGTGGAAGCAGCTCATGGCGGGCGTGGTCTTCTTCGCCGTGGGGACCTCCACCTTCCTGGCGGCCCCGAACCTGCTCGTGCTCAGCGTGCTCATGGCCCTGACCGGGATGGCCATCGCCCCGACGATCACCACCGGCAACAACATCGTCCAGGTCACCGTGGCGCCCTCCCAGCTGACGGAGGGCCTGGCCTGGGTGAGCACGGCCCTGAACATCGGCGTCTCGCTCGGCTCCCTGCTGGGCGGGCGCATGATCGACGCCGCCGGGGCGCAGGGGGGCTATCTCATGGTGGCGGGCTTCGCCTGGGTGGCCGTCCTGGCCGGGCTCGCCGGCCTGCGGGGCCTGAAGGCCGTGCGCTCGGCCAGCAGCACCGGCCTGGCGGCGTAG
- a CDS encoding variant leucine-rich repeat-containing protein has product MSPAKDELVARAQDPNASLETLHQLAQNYPGLRPHIAANPRTYPALLKWLGTLGDPEVDAALASRGEAADASGATTQMPSSSPAAGSVASTAPMSAASTTPMRAAGSASSAMSAGSAGSAMSAGSAMSAGSAGTAPIGSAGSAGSAGVAGGSGAWSPQGAGEPQPGHTVGQSFSGPVSSRPATVSRQSTSRFISSPASPYTPGQPTSPTLRSPDRHNAETHATPIGAHGQPSPAQPAYAVTQPTGEQTVYHQQPAPASLPGSIAPGMAAPAGAAAGAAAGQATVFGVGTDIGQEEEEATASPSGRFLWILAVAVLALIVFITAWFLASGKDEDPSAAPEQSQSVQEEPSTIASAQGQEAKTASPTPTPTSSATLKAPAPEDAIELSSFTSPSGNITCTMTEDSVSCTIKSYEFDFKDGGSSCSAGSKPFTVSVGNEGQASGACGDSFDTTGASLQYGASAKNAKFACTSAESGIQCWSQVSGQGFTLSRSGSETTAR; this is encoded by the coding sequence ATGTCACCGGCCAAGGACGAGCTCGTCGCTCGCGCGCAGGACCCCAACGCGTCTCTGGAGACCCTGCATCAGTTGGCGCAGAACTACCCGGGTCTGCGCCCGCATATCGCGGCCAACCCTCGGACCTATCCGGCACTGCTGAAGTGGCTGGGCACCCTGGGCGACCCTGAGGTCGATGCCGCCCTGGCCTCCCGCGGCGAGGCCGCGGACGCCTCGGGGGCCACCACCCAGATGCCCTCGAGCTCCCCGGCCGCCGGATCGGTGGCCAGCACCGCGCCGATGAGCGCGGCGAGCACCACCCCGATGCGCGCAGCCGGCTCGGCGTCATCGGCGATGTCAGCGGGGTCGGCGGGCTCGGCGATGTCAGCGGGGTCAGCGATGTCGGCGGGGTCGGCGGGGACCGCCCCGATCGGATCGGCGGGTTCAGCCGGCTCAGCCGGGGTCGCGGGCGGGTCGGGGGCGTGGAGCCCGCAGGGGGCAGGGGAGCCCCAGCCTGGGCACACTGTGGGGCAGTCCTTCTCCGGCCCGGTCAGCAGCCGTCCGGCCACCGTCTCGCGGCAGTCGACGAGTCGTTTCATCTCCTCGCCCGCCTCCCCCTACACCCCGGGGCAGCCCACCAGCCCGACGCTGCGATCCCCTGATCGCCACAACGCCGAGACGCATGCCACGCCCATCGGCGCCCACGGGCAGCCGAGCCCGGCCCAGCCCGCCTACGCGGTGACCCAGCCCACCGGGGAGCAGACCGTCTACCACCAGCAGCCCGCCCCGGCCTCCCTGCCCGGGTCGATCGCCCCCGGCATGGCAGCGCCTGCCGGAGCGGCGGCCGGAGCGGCAGCCGGGCAGGCCACGGTCTTCGGCGTGGGAACGGATATCGGCCAGGAGGAAGAGGAGGCCACGGCCAGCCCCTCAGGACGCTTCCTGTGGATCCTGGCCGTGGCCGTTCTGGCCCTCATCGTCTTCATCACCGCCTGGTTCCTGGCCTCCGGCAAGGACGAGGATCCCTCGGCCGCCCCTGAGCAGTCCCAGAGCGTCCAGGAGGAGCCCTCCACGATCGCATCGGCCCAGGGCCAGGAGGCCAAGACCGCCTCGCCGACGCCGACCCCCACCTCCTCGGCGACCCTCAAGGCCCCCGCCCCCGAGGACGCCATCGAGCTGAGCTCCTTCACCTCGCCCAGTGGCAACATCACCTGCACGATGACCGAGGACTCGGTGTCCTGCACCATCAAGTCCTACGAGTTCGACTTCAAGGACGGGGGCAGCTCCTGCTCGGCCGGCTCCAAGCCCTTCACCGTCTCGGTGGGCAATGAGGGCCAGGCCTCCGGCGCCTGCGGGGACAGCTTCGACACCACCGGCGCGAGCCTCCAGTACGGCGCCTCGGCGAAGAACGCGAAGTTCGCCTGCACCTCAGCCGAGAGCGGTATCCAGTGCTGGAGCCAGGTGAGCGGGCAGGGCTTCACCCTCTCGCGCTCCGGCTCCGAGACCACCGCCCGCTGA
- a CDS encoding PP2C family protein-serine/threonine phosphatase has translation MAGEYPGAMTHPTVVGAATDVGRLRTVNEDGCIAISPVFIVVDGMGGHAAGQAASRAAIEALHSLVGVPITSIDQVVDAVAAAQAAIVSIPSHAAFLPGATVAGAVIAELPDPDPLQPPQSTWLVFNIGDARVYLLRYNILSQITRDHSQVQVLIDSGELTAQQARRDPRRNVVTRALGGGIADTAIPDLYTLAVEPGDRLLVCSDGLSDELDDEALATILAAGFPAQRTAELLVAASLEEGGHDNTTALVVDVPLPEHR, from the coding sequence ATGGCAGGGGAGTACCCCGGGGCCATGACCCATCCCACGGTGGTGGGGGCCGCCACAGACGTGGGCCGCCTGCGAACGGTCAACGAGGACGGGTGCATCGCGATCAGCCCGGTCTTCATCGTCGTGGACGGCATGGGCGGGCACGCCGCCGGACAGGCCGCCTCCAGGGCCGCCATCGAGGCCCTCCACAGCCTGGTCGGCGTGCCGATCACCTCCATCGACCAGGTGGTCGACGCCGTGGCCGCCGCGCAGGCCGCCATCGTCTCCATCCCCTCCCATGCCGCCTTCCTCCCGGGGGCCACCGTCGCCGGCGCGGTGATCGCCGAGCTGCCCGACCCCGACCCCCTCCAGCCCCCCCAGTCCACCTGGCTCGTGTTCAACATCGGGGACGCCCGCGTCTACCTGCTGCGATACAACATCCTGTCCCAGATCACCCGCGACCACTCCCAGGTCCAGGTCCTCATCGACTCCGGTGAGCTGACGGCTCAGCAGGCCCGCCGCGATCCGCGTCGCAATGTGGTCACGCGCGCCCTGGGCGGCGGCATCGCCGACACGGCGATCCCCGACCTGTACACGCTGGCCGTGGAGCCGGGCGATCGCCTCCTGGTGTGCTCCGACGGCCTGAGCGACGAGCTCGACGACGAGGCCCTGGCCACCATCCTGGCCGCCGGCTTCCCGGCCCAGCGCACGGCCGAGCTTCTCGTGGCCGCGTCCCTGGAGGAGGGAGGCCACGACAACACCACGGCCCTGGTCGTTGATGTCCCGCTCCCGGAGCACCGATGA
- a CDS encoding FHA domain-containing protein, which produces MTPMRGAASRPPQAPDLPAGEQGSAGTALAAGLSRAPDGGLRIEGAHGVALLLPPASQGEEGMALGRRILEVLEGRAAESSATEPSAAEPSATDARAHEPAPAAELSEPGAAEESGEHGEYGDSQAPRAAGADAADVEPATGRRAQRRSDEASTPETASLEGPDAAEDDGADDLGITGVWMDPDDVPPPPGQDDGAEETVDVPASPFHHFPEPEPGSGRRRRSPRSAPSASSTNSAPVPLRAQGAARPPAAPLPPSPPTPPDPPAAPPPSTAGSESDLSTQIVPAALAALGAAPIVAASMCPQGHANPTDLTYCVRCGQPLPGDFRQVPRPVLVTLRLSTGEQVPLAGDVILGRAPQVPYGADPHLVVLTPVPSPTHLISRSHLAFTPVDWNVIVRDLGSSNGTVLARPGHAAVLLPAGMPTPLLVGDLLDVGDGVTIRIDAPV; this is translated from the coding sequence ATGACGCCGATGCGGGGAGCGGCGAGCCGGCCCCCGCAGGCGCCTGACCTGCCTGCGGGGGAGCAGGGCAGTGCGGGCACTGCCCTGGCCGCCGGCCTGAGTCGAGCCCCCGATGGCGGACTGCGCATCGAGGGCGCCCACGGCGTCGCCCTGCTCCTGCCGCCGGCCTCCCAGGGGGAGGAGGGCATGGCGCTGGGGCGCCGCATCCTGGAGGTCCTGGAGGGCCGGGCGGCTGAGTCCAGCGCCACCGAGCCCAGCGCCGCTGAGCCCAGCGCCACCGATGCCCGGGCGCATGAGCCCGCCCCGGCTGCGGAACTCTCGGAGCCCGGGGCGGCGGAGGAGAGCGGGGAGCACGGGGAGTACGGGGACAGCCAGGCCCCCCGGGCCGCTGGCGCCGACGCGGCAGACGTGGAGCCCGCCACCGGCAGGCGAGCGCAGCGGCGATCCGACGAGGCCAGCACCCCCGAGACCGCCTCCCTGGAGGGGCCCGATGCCGCCGAGGACGACGGCGCCGATGACTTGGGCATCACCGGGGTGTGGATGGATCCCGACGACGTGCCCCCGCCGCCCGGCCAGGACGATGGGGCGGAGGAGACGGTCGATGTGCCGGCCTCCCCCTTCCACCACTTCCCCGAGCCCGAGCCCGGCTCGGGCCGGCGCCGCCGCAGCCCCCGCTCGGCGCCGTCGGCCTCCTCCACGAACTCCGCCCCGGTGCCCCTGCGGGCGCAGGGTGCCGCCCGCCCGCCCGCGGCGCCGCTTCCCCCCTCGCCTCCCACCCCGCCGGATCCTCCGGCCGCGCCCCCGCCGTCGACCGCGGGGAGCGAGTCGGATCTGAGCACCCAGATCGTCCCGGCGGCCCTGGCCGCCCTGGGCGCCGCGCCGATCGTGGCCGCCTCCATGTGCCCCCAGGGGCACGCCAACCCCACGGACCTGACCTACTGCGTGCGCTGCGGGCAGCCCCTTCCCGGCGACTTCCGCCAGGTGCCCCGCCCCGTCCTGGTGACCCTGAGGCTCTCCACCGGCGAGCAGGTCCCCCTGGCCGGCGACGTCATCCTGGGCCGGGCCCCCCAGGTCCCCTACGGCGCCGACCCCCATCTGGTGGTCCTGACCCCCGTGCCCAGCCCCACCCACCTGATCTCCCGCTCCCACCTGGCCTTCACCCCCGTGGACTGGAACGTCATCGTGCGCGACCTGGGATCGTCCAACGGCACCGTCCTGGCCCGACCCGGCCATGCCGCAGTCCTCCTGCCGGCGGGCATGCCCACGCCGCTGCTCGTGGGAGACTTGTTGGACGTGGGGGACGGCGTGACCATCCGCATCGACGCACCTGTATGA
- a CDS encoding FHA domain-containing protein: MSDLTWTDLPEVDPDRPDELVLDFSGEVHRVDIGEAFVIGRGGDLDIDDNPYLHRRFLVFAHSEGLWWIANEGSRLSATLTDGEGLVQSRLAPGARLPLVFPRVILTFSAGPTTYEINLITSGEDRFSGIDGARQSTGQTTIGVTPMTRSQLLLILALSEPVLKRAGTGAAEIPSSASAAARLGWPMTKFNRKLDNVCEKLDRVGVRGLRGGRVAGAASNRRTALVEHAVSTLMVTADDLHLLDEEYAINQAASQSPATTAPLEDGLGGQDS; this comes from the coding sequence ATGAGTGACCTGACTTGGACGGATTTACCCGAGGTTGACCCTGACCGCCCCGACGAGCTCGTCCTGGACTTCTCGGGCGAGGTCCACCGCGTGGACATAGGCGAGGCCTTCGTCATCGGCCGCGGCGGCGACCTCGATATCGATGACAACCCCTACCTCCACCGCAGGTTCCTCGTCTTCGCCCACTCCGAGGGGCTGTGGTGGATCGCCAACGAGGGCTCGCGGCTCTCGGCGACCCTGACCGACGGCGAGGGGCTGGTCCAGTCCCGGCTGGCCCCGGGCGCGCGCCTGCCCCTGGTCTTCCCCCGCGTCATCCTGACCTTCTCGGCCGGGCCCACCACCTACGAGATCAACCTCATCACCTCCGGGGAGGACCGCTTCAGCGGGATCGACGGCGCCCGGCAGTCCACGGGGCAGACCACCATCGGGGTCACCCCCATGACCCGCTCCCAGTTGCTGCTCATCCTGGCCCTGTCCGAGCCGGTGCTCAAGCGGGCGGGGACCGGGGCCGCTGAGATCCCCTCCTCCGCCTCGGCGGCCGCCCGCCTGGGATGGCCCATGACCAAGTTCAACCGCAAGCTGGACAACGTCTGCGAGAAGCTCGACCGCGTCGGCGTGCGCGGGCTGCGCGGCGGGCGCGTGGCGGGCGCCGCCTCCAACCGGCGCACCGCACTGGTTGAGCACGCCGTGTCCACTCTCATGGTCACCGCTGACGACCTGCACCTCCTGGACGAGGAGTACGCCATCAACCAGGCCGCCTCGCAGAGTCCGGCCACCACTGCTCCCCTGGAGGACGGCCTGGGCGGGCAGGACTCGTGA
- a CDS encoding LmeA family phospholipid-binding protein has translation MRTLRRAARSDKTASAPDQDRSSGWSVDHEDVGEFTDAGEFGSAVGLDGAAPEAASGAARPRSRRRAIGCGCLAVVLVLVLALGGAAYWAESYARAKVDTTIREALPGLSQDASITTQGLVLPQLASGSLDSLDITASSLDLGPALGAEQLLRGQSLVITDLDASLKQVAVRSPRRVGQVRIVGHLDWNQVAQIVELQGSGLSETSASANQDLTLISIDTSVHGVSTQIDVAPSVTPEGNLMLDLASVDVGGVVSVGSGQEEWLGYLGMDSTEVSLGFLPEGLSLSQARITEKGLELTLTGKGVDLSGL, from the coding sequence GTGAGGACATTGAGGCGCGCGGCTCGCAGCGACAAGACGGCATCCGCCCCCGATCAGGACCGCTCCTCGGGGTGGTCCGTCGACCACGAGGACGTCGGCGAGTTCACGGATGCCGGTGAGTTCGGCAGTGCGGTGGGGCTCGACGGCGCCGCCCCGGAGGCCGCCTCCGGCGCCGCCAGGCCCCGATCCCGACGACGGGCGATCGGCTGCGGCTGCCTGGCCGTGGTCCTCGTGCTCGTTCTGGCGCTCGGCGGCGCGGCGTACTGGGCTGAGAGCTACGCCCGCGCGAAGGTGGACACCACGATCCGCGAGGCCCTGCCGGGGCTGAGCCAGGATGCCTCGATCACCACCCAGGGCCTGGTCCTGCCCCAGCTGGCCTCAGGATCCCTGGACAGCCTGGATATCACGGCATCCAGCCTCGATCTGGGGCCGGCCCTGGGGGCCGAGCAGCTCCTGCGCGGGCAGAGCCTGGTCATCACGGATCTGGACGCCTCGTTGAAGCAGGTCGCCGTGCGCTCGCCGCGCCGCGTGGGCCAGGTGCGGATCGTGGGGCACCTGGACTGGAACCAGGTCGCCCAGATCGTCGAGCTCCAGGGCAGCGGGCTGTCGGAGACCTCGGCCAGCGCCAACCAGGATCTCACGCTCATCTCCATCGACACCTCGGTGCACGGCGTGAGCACGCAGATCGACGTCGCCCCCTCGGTGACCCCCGAGGGCAACCTCATGCTGGACCTGGCATCCGTTGATGTCGGTGGAGTGGTGTCCGTCGGCTCGGGCCAGGAGGAGTGGCTGGGCTACCTGGGCATGGACTCCACCGAGGTCTCCCTGGGCTTCCTGCCCGAGGGCCTGTCGCTCAGCCAGGCGCGGATCACCGAGAAGGGCCTGGAGCTGACCCTGACGGGGAAGGGCGTCGATCTGTCCGGGCTGTAG
- a CDS encoding AAA family ATPase → MSTQPDQGAPMSGGQPGQPVPGGRHAHPPQVGQPGAARPATGGPEGYPGPVPPSIPAARAAASAPPAVPPAPSLPPRSAEPPRTTDESGYGSAPAAPTEEPATTGPLPSREALKREARAASVGRGAPDGPEADVERAGALLRRVAEIFSQRVVGQSQLRVALVTTLMAGGHVLLESVPGLAKTTAAQTLASAVSGSFHRIQCTPDLMPNDIVGTQILNYATGEMTTQLGPVHANIVLLDEINRSSAKTQSAMLEAMQERQTSIGGVVYPLPHPFMVLATQNPIEEEGTYVLPEAQMDRFLLKEVLAYPRPSEEADVLDRISNGSFDRPITSAPISTQDVEWLQGAAERVYVDPVIKHYIVALINTSRGGGPRPVAGLDAQVRVGASPRGGIALMKVAQAIALQEGRTYVIPDDVRLLRHAVLRHRLVLTYDALADGVPPEAIIDAIFAAVPTP, encoded by the coding sequence ATGAGCACACAGCCCGACCAGGGAGCACCGATGTCGGGCGGTCAGCCCGGTCAGCCCGTGCCTGGGGGGCGCCACGCCCACCCGCCCCAGGTCGGCCAGCCCGGCGCGGCCCGCCCCGCGACCGGGGGCCCGGAGGGCTACCCGGGCCCCGTGCCCCCCTCGATCCCCGCGGCGCGGGCGGCGGCCTCGGCCCCGCCGGCGGTGCCGCCCGCCCCGAGCCTGCCGCCGCGCAGCGCCGAGCCCCCGAGGACCACCGATGAGTCCGGCTACGGGTCGGCCCCTGCCGCGCCCACCGAGGAGCCCGCCACCACCGGCCCCCTGCCCTCGCGCGAGGCCCTCAAGCGCGAGGCCCGCGCCGCCTCAGTGGGTCGTGGCGCCCCCGACGGGCCGGAGGCCGATGTGGAGAGGGCGGGGGCCCTGCTGCGGCGGGTCGCCGAGATCTTCTCCCAGCGCGTCGTCGGCCAGAGTCAGCTGCGCGTGGCCCTGGTGACCACCCTCATGGCCGGGGGCCATGTGCTGCTCGAGAGCGTGCCGGGCCTGGCCAAGACCACGGCCGCCCAGACCCTGGCCTCGGCCGTCTCCGGCTCCTTCCACCGCATCCAGTGCACCCCCGACCTCATGCCCAATGACATCGTGGGCACCCAGATCCTCAACTACGCCACCGGCGAGATGACCACCCAGCTGGGGCCGGTGCACGCCAACATCGTCCTGCTCGATGAGATCAACCGCTCCAGCGCCAAGACCCAGTCGGCCATGCTGGAGGCCATGCAGGAGCGCCAGACCTCCATCGGCGGCGTCGTCTACCCCCTGCCGCACCCCTTCATGGTCCTGGCCACCCAGAACCCCATCGAGGAGGAGGGCACCTACGTCCTGCCCGAGGCCCAGATGGACCGCTTCCTGCTCAAGGAGGTGCTGGCCTACCCGCGCCCCAGCGAGGAGGCCGATGTCCTGGACCGCATCTCCAACGGCTCCTTCGACAGGCCCATCACCTCGGCCCCCATCTCCACCCAGGACGTGGAGTGGCTCCAGGGCGCGGCCGAGCGCGTCTACGTCGACCCGGTCATCAAGCACTACATCGTGGCCCTCATCAACACCTCACGGGGCGGCGGCCCACGTCCGGTGGCCGGCCTGGACGCGCAGGTGCGCGTGGGCGCCTCCCCCCGCGGCGGCATCGCCCTGATGAAGGTGGCCCAGGCCATCGCCCTGCAGGAGGGGCGCACCTATGTCATCCCCGACGACGTGCGCCTGCTGCGCCATGCCGTCCTGCGCCACCGACTGGTGCTGACCTACGACGCCCTGGCCGACGGCGTGCCCCCCGAGGCGATCATTGACGCGATCTTCGCCGCGGTGCCCACGCCATGA
- a CDS encoding DUF58 domain-containing protein produces the protein MTTRSPARPPAPASPAAGAGEQSHQEGRPRRRGSRMERLRAALTLPTLRRATGLLDGRHKSVFVGRGQDFDDMSIYRPGDDITDIDWKSSARVGQPVIKRYQRESMVPLVLAVDTGRTMAAQAPSGQDKRELAVGVAEVFAYLARMRGDSVALVAGDAARTISRPARSGAKHAETLLTLLSRTYDALDGPDGELAPGAPASSLPMLMQRVITWHRRRSLVILITDTSQPGPDSEVWLRRLSMRHEVIVIQIEDDDPLRIGGGRAWDIDAPAEIPAFLRADVALTAQLAAVAGQRRDAAAALLEARHLETGVVRDEETLIESIAELLQRERAAVARGRR, from the coding sequence ATGACCACGAGGAGTCCTGCGCGCCCCCCAGCCCCCGCCTCACCGGCAGCGGGGGCCGGCGAGCAGTCCCACCAGGAGGGCCGGCCCCGGCGCCGGGGCAGCCGCATGGAGCGCCTGCGCGCGGCCCTGACCCTGCCCACCCTGCGGCGGGCCACCGGCCTGCTCGACGGGCGCCACAAGTCGGTGTTCGTGGGGCGGGGCCAGGACTTCGACGACATGTCCATCTACCGCCCCGGAGATGACATCACCGATATCGACTGGAAGTCCTCCGCCAGGGTCGGCCAGCCCGTCATCAAGCGCTACCAGCGCGAGTCCATGGTGCCTCTGGTCCTGGCGGTGGACACCGGCCGGACCATGGCCGCCCAGGCCCCCAGCGGGCAGGACAAGCGAGAGCTGGCCGTGGGGGTGGCCGAGGTCTTCGCCTACCTGGCGCGCATGCGCGGAGACTCGGTGGCCCTGGTCGCGGGGGACGCGGCCCGCACCATCTCGCGCCCGGCCCGCTCCGGGGCCAAGCACGCCGAGACCCTCCTGACGCTGCTGTCGCGGACCTACGACGCCCTGGATGGGCCCGACGGCGAGCTGGCCCCCGGCGCCCCGGCCTCCAGCCTGCCGATGCTCATGCAGCGAGTGATCACCTGGCACCGGCGCCGCAGCCTGGTCATTCTCATCACCGACACCTCCCAGCCGGGACCCGACAGCGAGGTCTGGCTGCGGCGGCTGTCCATGCGCCACGAGGTCATCGTCATCCAGATCGAGGACGACGACCCCCTGCGCATCGGCGGCGGCCGCGCCTGGGACATCGATGCCCCCGCCGAGATCCCCGCCTTCCTGCGCGCCGATGTCGCTCTGACCGCCCAGCTCGCGGCCGTGGCGGGCCAGCGCCGGGATGCGGCGGCCGCCCTGCTGGAGGCCCGCCACCTCGAGACCGGGGTCGTCAGGGACGAGGAGACCCTCATCGAGTCCATCGCCGAGCTGCTCCAGCGCGAGCGCGCCGCCGTGGCGCGGGGGAGGAGATGA
- a CDS encoding vWA domain-containing protein, with translation MVMPWLTALLLILAAVGALVALLRSGPQPRRAARGRQEAPRRLANSMSLLALPQVRARIRRRRWLHVGLAVMAVCALVAAAGIAGRPVREVERNEDLANRDIVLCLDVSTSMVTIDSSVLNTFSEMVDTFDGERVGLVAWNSSAQTIVPLTDDYDLLSRKMDELAEVLDIDPNNVTYEEMEAYDEALGGTISVELQASSLAGDGLASCAMAFDQQGLERSRSIIYATDNQVIDPDSKQIYALPDAVSQLSERKIRLFSIYGSDPDMDSQWETELTPPEAREQLKSLTEEAGGRFYDVESSGTGGKIVEQLEASQVAEMGGATEVRNTDVPERLGIALLIITLVYVGLTVWRRA, from the coding sequence ATGGTGATGCCCTGGCTGACCGCCCTGCTGCTGATCCTGGCCGCCGTCGGCGCTCTTGTCGCCCTGCTGCGCTCGGGGCCCCAGCCCCGCCGGGCCGCCCGCGGCCGGCAGGAGGCGCCGCGCCGCCTGGCCAACTCCATGAGCCTGCTCGCCCTGCCGCAGGTGCGCGCCCGGATCCGGCGTCGGCGCTGGCTGCATGTGGGGCTGGCCGTCATGGCCGTCTGCGCGCTGGTGGCGGCCGCCGGGATCGCCGGTCGCCCGGTCAGGGAGGTCGAGCGCAACGAGGACCTGGCCAACCGGGACATCGTCCTGTGCCTGGACGTGTCCACCTCCATGGTGACCATCGACTCCTCGGTGCTCAACACCTTCTCCGAGATGGTGGACACCTTCGACGGGGAGCGCGTGGGCCTGGTGGCCTGGAACTCCTCGGCCCAGACCATCGTCCCCCTCACCGATGACTACGACCTGCTGAGCAGGAAGATGGACGAGCTCGCCGAGGTCCTGGACATCGACCCCAACAATGTCACCTATGAGGAGATGGAGGCCTACGACGAGGCCCTGGGCGGGACCATCAGCGTCGAGCTCCAGGCCTCCTCCCTGGCGGGCGATGGCCTGGCCTCCTGCGCCATGGCCTTCGACCAGCAGGGCCTGGAGCGCTCCCGCTCCATCATCTACGCCACGGACAACCAGGTCATCGACCCTGACAGCAAGCAGATCTACGCTCTTCCCGACGCCGTCTCCCAGCTCTCGGAGCGCAAGATCCGCCTGTTCTCCATCTACGGATCCGACCCTGACATGGATTCCCAGTGGGAGACCGAGCTGACGCCCCCCGAGGCCCGCGAGCAGCTGAAGTCCTTGACCGAGGAGGCGGGTGGGCGCTTCTACGACGTCGAGAGCTCGGGCACCGGCGGGAAGATCGTCGAGCAGCTCGAGGCCTCCCAGGTCGCCGAGATGGGGGGCGCCACCGAGGTGCGTAACACAGACGTCCCCGAGAGGCTGGGCATCGCGCTGCTGATCATCACCCTGGTCTACGTGGGCCTGACAGTGTGGAGGCGCGCATGA